TATGTTGTGGAGACTAAAAAATAATGGAATCTCATGCAATTCCTGCATAACAAGAGAAAACATGAATGCAGTTTAAAGAGAACACATAATAATTTATCAGTCCCATATAGTCTATCCACAAATATGCACACAACAAATAAATGCTAAGCTAGATGGTCTAAATTACTGCAAAATCATTCCAATCCTTCGCTACAACCAAGGACCATTTACAAGCTTCGGCTTTTATCAAGCAAAATGGGAAAAAACAGACCAAGAAATGGTCTACTACTTCTAGCTGGAGTAACCAATTTACTGGACAGCAAAATTCTTCCTTGGTTCTAGATGTGTCATTTTTTTTATCTTACCATGGGTTATGATTAATAGTTCATTTGAGCAGTCTTGCTTAAAAATTCTCAAGAGTTCCCATCAATCTGGCGATACAATAACACCCTGGATTGACGGACCAGTTTTGCATAATCACATATGCATCAACAATAAAACTTGGCAAAAGAGAGATACTAGCCATGGCAATACCTCTGATACAGTAGTTAGAACTGAAGTAATTTTGTTGTATGCGGGATATCTATCCTTCATTTGCCTAACATCTGTCAGCGTAGAAAGTACCCAATCTTGATCATGAATAGGAGCAGACCATATTGGCCCACCCACATTAAATTTCTTTCCACAGTCGCTGCATTCTTGAGGAACAACAGGTCCAATACCAGGCGCATGCTTCAAGCTATTATTCTTCAGTCCAAACAGAAAGAACAAGGAAGAAAGCTTCAGACTCTGGCGTGGAATTTGAGGGAAGTTATAGGATGGGTGAATGATACGCAATACATACCTTAGTAACAGTCCTCCCAAGGGACTGAAGATGGAAAGAATCACAGCCGGCACATTGATATACATAAGAAAGTTTAAGTGGGGTATTCTTTATTTCACTTGCAGAACTGCAGTGAAATCCATATGTTATGATGATTAGAAGCACTGCCAAGTAGAACTAAATAAAGAACATAATAGAGTATTTGCACAGAAAGAAGGTACAAAGAATCTCACGTGAATACTCGAACAAAAACACGGACATAGAAATCCATATACACAGAGAGAACAGGCACAATATATCTCTTGTACCGATTTGCATGGCTCTGATGTAAAGAGAAATGGTAAGCATGGGAAGAATTAAGATACCCGAAGGACAAAACATGGGAACTAGAGTTAAATTTACAGATCATTCAGCAAAAGCTTGTAACTGAAACTAAAAATATAGTACCTTCATAGATATTGAAATTTGTGAATTGTTTGACTGTACAAGTAATATATGTTTCATGATAGCATTTTATGATAGCTCATCAACTGATCATGGTTCAGCATAACAAAAGTTCAGAGTGAAATCATTCAAAATTTGCTTTGGAGTTGTGTACCTCGATACAGGCAAGGAGGATTCTCAAAGCCATTTCATGGCAATACTTGCCTTTGACTGGGTAGGAACCATACCTACACAACAGAATTGATTGTTACAACTTACAGAACAACTGAACAACATACAAACTCTTCAGTTGGAACTTTTTGGTGAGTACTGCCCATACTTGGAGTAGCAAACTTCTCCATTAGTTCCACAAAGTACTGCCAGATCAGTGGCTGTGCACATCAATAGCCCACCATCAGCAACAGCCTGTACAGCTGAGTCGAGGAATACAGATGGTGACCCATAGGGGTCAAGATCAACCTAAAAGACATTGGAGAAACATAAACCAGCAAGAAAGTAGGGGAAGAAAAACAAGCAACGCGAAAAACATCTTAAATAACATTTATTTGTAAAATTACTGTAATGATCATGTATACTTAATGCAATGACCCAATGTCCTATTTACATTAGTACTTTGGGCCTTCAGACCAATAACAAGGTTCACATAAAGCCTTACAACATACAGATTCCAAACACTTCAAACAGTAGAACCTTGGTCTACCTGAGTAGCGTACATAAAATCTATAAACATGTAAGGGAGCAAATCCACAATTATGTTGCCCAAGATTCTACCAGAGTTGTCAGGAAGTGAGTAGACAGAACATAATATAAGTAAACGCCCTCATCCCCCAACAAACAGTCAGATGAACACAAAACACCAACCAAACCTCCTGCAAAGTAGCACAGTGGCATCTTGAAAATGTTTAGAAGCCTTACCACATCAAATTCTTTTGGATGTGTGAGCATGTAAACTCGAGCATCAGCCAAGTGAGCTTCAACCTTGCTAATAGCAGAAGCCCCATTGAACTTGATGTTCCTCTTGCAAGCTTCAATAGAAGCTGAAGAAAGAAAACCACATTGAATGCAAGCACGGCGGCATTCATAACTAGGAAAGAAGTTTAGAAACGTGTGTATTACCTTTATCATTGTCCAGAGCAACTACCTTTCCTAATCCATCAACTTCACGAGCATAACGGAGAGACCTCAACCCAGAAGCAGCTAAAGCCTGCATTTTTTTGTTGCCAGTGCAAATCCGACCTCAGGTAGTGTTAATATGTGAATAAATAATTGACTGGATGTCGCTATGGTCCAAACTTCTTGCAGAAAGAGATACGACATGTCTCATTTGTACTAGAAGTCTCACCTCAAGAACAATTGGTGGCTTAAGCTCTCTGGTTACTTTCCTGGAAGGTGTCTTCGTTTCTTCTTTTGACAGATCTTCTATTTCATTTGTAGGCTGATTTGTCTCCTTTTCATGAACAACACCGATTTCATCATGCTGGCTAGTTAAAGCAGTGTCTCCATTTACAACAGGTGTTTCAACCTGATTGCCTTTTTTATTAGACTTATTATTCCTTTTATTCATCAGTTCCTCATATTCTTCCTTGCGCTTGGCAACAAATGTCCTTAACACAGCAATGGACATATCTCTGTTGTGCACCTAATCAAAGCAGTAAACTTGAGCTTTACAGAAATATATGCATGATGGTTAGCTGCAGGAGTAACCCTAAGTTTACAATGGTATGCAGTTTCCCTATGGCCcttttattaaaaaaaatagCTAGTGTTAACCAAGCATCTATACTGCCCATCTAGCCACCTACCAGCAACAAATTGTCCAATTAGTATGCTGTTTCAGACACCATACCCCGAGCTGTTGGCTGATATTTGACCTGATAATATAATTATTAACAGATACTAATTATTTCAAAAAAGAAACTCTGCATTCATCATCATGTTTCTCTACGGCAAAAGTTCAGGGACTCACAAAGTCACAATGCAACTTGAAACCCTTTAATTTTAGAAAAACTTTGCCGTAAAGGGGAGTACTATAAAGAAACCAAGTCATAGGATTTGAAGCCATACAGATATCAATCCAGTTGATTTGTCCAGTTCCAGAATACCACGTAGGCAAAGACGCTTAGCTGTTAGGGGCTTTGATATATCTCTGAACATTTGTAAACTTAGAATTTAAAACAGTATAAGGTGGAGGGCAAACATAAACTATCAACAGAATTAAGAAAAAGTAGTTTAGCTAGGCAGAAACCACCATTATAATACAGCGAGTTCAAGTTGACACATACAGATCCAAACACAATCACATATTAATCGTTCCCCAGCACCCAATCTGGAGTCCTAAAGTAACTCAAAGCTCTAAAACTGCTACGCCCCAATCAAATAGAAGCCAGCTGTGGATGTAACAATACATACTAAAGCAATAAAGCAAAGCCCCGCAATCACTAGACGCCTACGCCCTAAAGGTTAACTTAAGGAGTGCAGATTTAATCCCTAATCCAGAGCGTATAATAAAAACAACAGACAAATATGAACGCGAAGATACCTGGACGGGATTGAAGAACACGGCGTTACTCGCGAGCATGAGGATCTCGGCCTCGCCTTCCTTCTTGACCTCGTAGTCCTTGAGAATGTCCTCCACTTCCCCCATGTCTCCAAATCCAAACCCAACCACGGAATCCAACAGAAATTAGTAGCCCGCGGCGAGAAGGACGAGGTTCGGCGAGAGAGGGCGGAAGCTAGCGCTCAGCGACGCGCGGTTTGGGTGCTAGTGGCACGCGGATTCGGGAGAGACGACGAGATGTGTGAGCAGTAGGGCGGGGAGGAGAAACTGGGACGGAGATGAGGTatatggcggcggcggcggcggggggggagACAAACTCGCGGAACCCAAACTAGCAGCCAGGGCTTAACGTAGGCTGTGAGGGTTCTTTCGGAAATATCATCAAAATAAGATTTGGgaactttttttattttattttataggGAAGGGAAATAAGGGCGTCTCCAACGCGACTCTCAAATTGCCTGCAAACGTCCACTTTGCCATTCAATATGGTGTCGCGTCTGTTTGCGAATGTATTCGGTTATCCAAAATCCCGCAAACTGAAAGCAAACAAGCGAGAGCTTTCGACACCGTCGCCACGTGTGTGTCCGACGCTCTGGTCCCACTCAAAATCATCTCTCATGCCCCACTCTCTCCCGCGCGAACGCATCTCTACTCTCTGTGTTGCATTCATGCTAGTCTAAAGCGGGCGCAATCGGTCACTACAGACGGCATTGAAGTGGCGCGCCGGCTGAGCCCCGATCTCCTCGCATGTTAAACGTCGGAGAGACGTTTCTAGACTATACAAGATGGGACAACTATCTACCACATTGAAATCGGTTGCCCGTCGTCTGTCTGTCGGCATTAAACAGGCAAGGCAGCCGACAAACTAACTCTGACGCACGCATTGACACAACCGGCGCTTGGCCTGGCCAGCGTCTCTATTTATATGTGGTCATGCCAGGCACGATCTAAATAGCACCACGTCTGTTTCATTTCCTCATCCGTACACCACCTCTGCCATGACCGCGAGCTCTAGAGCGACGTGGAGAGCCTTTCGATGGAGCAGAAGCTCGACTTGTCCAGCCTTGCGTCCAGCTGGCAGGCCCGTCATGCACACTGGATAGAGGTTGCCTTGCCAACGAGCTCGCCGAAGGTGAGAGAtgactaccccccccccccaatggaGGAGGTGTTCGACACCCTCGCCTGCACATGTCCATGTCGTCTTCGCCATGAAGTAGGCGCAGGCGGATTTCAACGTTGTCATGGCGGAGGAGCAGCTGACACCGCAGCCAGTGGGGCTTTTCGgcaggcgcaggaggagcagcgGTACAACCTCAACCTCCTCACGCATCGACGATTGGCGGAGGGCCAAATCTACTGTGAGTTCGCGAGCGAGGAGGCCGTGGCGGTCATTACCGCAGAGAGCCCAAACTTTGTCGCCGAGTAACGGGCGCTCTacgaggccgtgcgcagcgctcgCCCCGGTAACAACGCGGCCACAACATAGTCGGACGCGGAGGTGGCGCTGGCGATAGTGGACGGGAACGTTGGCAGACGCGCGTGTTCGCGCTGCCCAACGGTTCATGTCGGGCCTCTACGACCACAAGGTCGGCCATCTACGTCCATTGTGGACCTAACCTCCATCAACGACGTCTAGGCCGCGGACTCCGACGAGGGATTGGATCTATCACTTGGTGAAATGTCTCTCGTTAACTCTCAAGAATCTCTCTTAGATCTAAGATTTAGTGTGGACGAGAGTGAGAGGGAGCACTTGGTGTTCTTCGGGTGTCTTGTAATGAAGTGGTCATCCCTCTACTGGAGTGGTGGAGGGTGTcggggaacgacacctatgggatcacggggatcCCTTTTACAGTTGGCGGGGGTGTGGAGTGTACAAAGAGCAGATCTAGGCGACCAACACGATGGAttttttacctaggttcgggccgccgagaagcgtaataccctagtcctgctttgagTGTGTATTGGATGTCCTTTGTATGCAAGATGGGCCGAGAGGtccaaaaagccgaatccccctccagtacgccttgagcctccttttatatgtccaaggggtcgccacagcggcacacaggaggtgtaaaGTATCTACAGTGTATGCAGGAGGTGTAAAACCGTTACAATACACATGCTTATCTCGGTCATCTCAGGACAAACGCATTAAATCCGCTGCTTACATGCCCTCTAGCTTTATCGGTGGCGGGAAGAGAGCCCGTTCCGTCCTTTGCCACCCCGCCCCGTCTCGACACGCGTCCATGCCGATGAGGCATGCAGTGCCAGGTTGGTTGGCCAGCTGCTGCGCTggagagtgatacgtctccaacgtatctacttttccaaacacttttgcccttgttttggactctaacttgcatgatttgaatggaactaacctggattgacgttgttttcagcagaactgccatggtgttatttttgtgcagaaataaaagttctcggaatgacctgaaaatccacggagacacgttttggaattaatgaaaaatattggcgaaagaatcagcatcagggggcccacaccctgtccacgagggtgcagggcgcccccctggggcgcgccccctgcctcgtgcccccctgggactccaccgacctcaaccccaactccatatattcactttcagggagaaaaaaattagagagaaggattcatcacattttacgatacggagccgccgccaagccctattcttcctcgggagggctgatctggagtccgttcggggctccggagaggggaatccgtcgccatcatcatcaccaaccatcctccatcaccaatttcatgatgctcgccgccgtgcgtgagtaattccatcataggcttgctggacggtgatgggttggatgagatttaccatgtaatcgagttagttttgttagggtttgatccctagtatccattatgttctaagattgatgttgctatgactttgctatgcttaatgcttgtcactagggcccgagtgccatgatttcagatctgaacctattatgttttcatgaatatatgtgagttcttgatcctatcttgcaagtcaatagtcacctactaggtgttatgatccggcaacctcgaagtgacaataatcgggaccactctcggtgatgaccgtagtttgaggagttcatgtattcactaagtgttaatgctttggtccggtactctataaaaggaggccttaatatcccttagtttctaataggaccccgctgccacgggagggtaggacaaaagttgtcatgcaagttcttttccataagcacgtatgactatattcggaatacatgcctacattacattgatgaactggagctagttctgtgtcaccctatgttataactgttgcatgaggaatcgcatccgacataattatccatcattgatccattgcctacgagcttttcacatattgatctttgcttagttactttttcgttgccactgttacgactactacaaaactgctactgttacttttgccactgttactgttacttccatactactttgctactaaatacttgatggagatattaagtctttccggtgtggttgaactgacaactcaaatgctaatacttgagaatattctttggctccccttgtgtcgaatcaataaatttgggttgaatactctaccctcgaaaaatgttgtgatcccctatacttgtgggttatcaagactattttttggcgctgttgccggggagcatagctctattctttgagtcacttgggatttatatctgttgatcactatgaggaacttgaaagatgaatgaaccaagatttttccctcaactacgaggggaggtaaggaactgccatctagctctgcacttgattcaccttctattatgagtaaatttgcgacacctacacttgttattgattctgatatgtcgcatgttattgatgatgccacttctgctgtgcatgatgcttatgatgaaactacttctatgcttgataatactgtgccattaggtgaatttcttggtgaacaacttgctagggttagagagaatgaaattattgaaacagataatattgatgaaagtgatgatgaatattctcccctagatatgaattgcctgatgtgcctgagggttatgttatggatgaagaaattgctagagacctttttgcttgcaaagatagatatgatcttaagaaactattagctaagctgaaagaaaagtctttgaatgctagaatgaaatatgaccctgcttttgctacttcacctatctgtatttctgataaggattatgatttctctgtcgatcctgagttaattactttggttgaatctgatcctttttatggctatgaatctgaaactgttgtggcacctcttactaaattgaatgatatagccaccctattcactcatgaggaaaaaattcattactactatatccttaagttattttcgttctcattaaagggtgatgctaaaacatggtttaattctcttgctcctagttgtgtgcgtagtccccaggatatgatttattacttctctactaagtatttccccgctcataagaaacaagctgccttaagggaactatataattttgtgcaaattgaagaagagagtctcccgcaagcttgggggaggcttcttcgattacttaatgcttttcctgatcatcctctcaagaaaaatgaaatacttgatatcttttataatggactaaccgatgcttccagagaccacctggatagttgtgctggttgtgttttcaggaaaagaattgttgagcaagctgaattgctattgaataatatattgagtaatgataatgattggacacttcctgaaccaactcctaagccaactcagaagaaaa
This genomic window from Aegilops tauschii subsp. strangulata cultivar AL8/78 chromosome 4, Aet v6.0, whole genome shotgun sequence contains:
- the LOC109747522 gene encoding tRNA (guanine(26)-N(2))-dimethyltransferase 1, translating into MGEVEDILKDYEVKKEGEAEILMLASNAVFFNPVQVHNRDMSIAVLRTFVAKRKEEYEELMNKRNNKSNKKGNQVETPVVNGDTALTSQHDEIGVVHEKETNQPTNEIEDLSKEETKTPSRKVTRELKPPIVLEALAASGLRSLRYAREVDGLGKVVALDNDKASIEACKRNIKFNGASAISKVEAHLADARVYMLTHPKEFDVVDLDPYGSPSVFLDSAVQAVADGGLLMCTATDLAVLCGTNGEVCYSKYGSYPVKGKYCHEMALRILLACIESHANRYKRYIVPVLSVYMDFYVRVFVRVFTSASEIKNTPLKLSYVYQCAGCDSFHLQSLGRTVTKNNSLKHAPGIGPVVPQECSDCGKKFNVGGPIWSAPIHDQDWVLSTLTDVRQMKDRYPAYNKITSVLTTVSEELHEIPLFFSLHNISGTVKCTSPSAVMFRSAVINAGYQISSSHCNPLGLKSDAPWDVIWDIMRCWVKNHPIKEQPRDSPGTAILSKSPQLEANFSRAVAALSKAQVKKVNRFLPNPESHWGPKVRAGRRITSKHISLLGAEALNGAISHQDGNGAVTDKPASDTGATVTNEEENEPSTKRQKTGDGEQASEP